The proteins below come from a single Brienomyrus brachyistius isolate T26 unplaced genomic scaffold, BBRACH_0.4 scaffold63, whole genome shotgun sequence genomic window:
- the LOC125725240 gene encoding uncharacterized protein LOC125725240 yields MARIRRFEKAVCWSDDRYWATWDKWGEVIDWGDEKELCSPAESPSDQADSSTESHSRRRIAKAVSWTDDAYWAAWDKWEEIICWGDEEECSQVTPPTSQLGRDKGIDVHGLEAFVINNRTISIKPVDNHQDSLKIGAVLVDLCQFDLEYLDQSKFDFEIVQVQIGEVKVEETREKAFEKAFELEIVDVAVEVINSDFQLNAINLDIVETKVDKLLLEELIVGDLEAGNVKVSVSNGNVVKVPLRYPSPQRNRRTRQP; encoded by the exons atggcaag aatcagacgatttgagaaagctgtttgctggagcgatgacagatactgggcaacttgggacaagtggggagaggtgattgactggggagatgagaaagagctgtgctccccagcagaatcaccttctgaccaggctgacagttccactgagtcacattcccgaaggcgaattgccaaggcagttagctggacggatgatgcttattgggcagcctgggacaagtgggaagagatcatctgctggggtgatgaagaggagtgctcccaagtaaccccacccactagccagcttgggagggataaggggatagatgtacatgggttggaggcttttgtgataaataacaggacaatctccataaagcctgtagacaaccatcaagacagtctgaagataggagctgtgctggtagacctctgccagtttgatctcgaatatttagatcaaagtaaatttgattttgaaattgtacaagtacaaattggagaagtcaaagtggaggagactagagaaaaggcttttgaaaaagcatttgaattggaaattgtggatgtggcagtagaagttataaacagtgacttccagctgaatgctataaatttggatattgttgaaactaaggtggacaaattattgttggaagaactgatcgttggcgatttagaagcaggcaatgtgaaggtgtcagtgtcaaatggcaatgtggtgaaggtacccttaaggtacccttcaccacagaggaacagaaggaccaggcaaccttag